One genomic window of Quercus robur chromosome 6, dhQueRobu3.1, whole genome shotgun sequence includes the following:
- the LOC126688449 gene encoding polygalacturonase-like yields the protein MAHLPRSSLVLAQILSMFIPLVVASPDPAAMTYNVVSLGAKADGSTDSTQAFVSAWTKACGSTNPATIYVPEGRFYLRQVVFNGPCNNNAIIMRIAGTLVAPSDYSVLGNTANWLVFEHVDGVTISGGILDAQGTALWACKASGNTCPDGATTLEFSNSNNIVVSALSSLNSQMFHIVVNGCQNVKMQGIKVTADGNSPNTDGIHVQLSSSVTILNSKIKTGDDCISIGPGTTNLWIENVECGPGHGISIGSLGKDKQEDGVQNVTVKTVTFTDTQNGVRIKSWGRPSNGFAKNILFQHAVMMNVQNPIVIDQNYCPNNKDCPGQASGVKISDVTYQDIHGTSATEVAMKFDCSSGNPCFNIKLEDVKLTYNNQAAQASCSHAAGTSTGFVQPTSCL from the exons ATGGCACACCTGCCCAGAAGCTCTCTTGTCCTTGCACAAATTCTCTCTATGTTCATTCCCTTAGTGGTAGCTTCTCCTGATCCTGCTGCTATGACATACAATGTAGTTAGTTTAGGAGCCAAAGCAGATGGTTCAACAGACTCAACTCAGGCTTTTGTTAGTGCATGGACAAAAGCTTGTGGCTCCACAAATCCTGCCACGATTTATGTGCCAGAAGGGAGGTTCTATCTCAGGCAAGTGGTGTTTAATGGACCATGCAACAACAATGCTATCATTATGCGCATAGCTGGGACCCTTGTGGCCCCATCGGACTATAGTGTCCTTGGAAATACAGCAAACTGGCTTGTGTTTGAGCATGTTGATGGGGTTACCATATCTGGTGGAATTCTTGATGCCCAAGGCACTGCCTTGTGGGCTTGCAAAGCCTCTGGCAATACTTGTCCTGACGGAGCCACG ACACTGGAATTTTCCAACTCGAATAACATTGTGGTTAGTGCATTAAGCTCTCTAAACAGCCAGATGTTCCACATTGTTGTCAATGGTTGCCAAAATGTAAAAATGCAAGGTATCAAGGTCACTGCTGATGGAAACAGCCCAAACACAGATGGAATTCACGTTCAATTATCTTCAAGTGTCACAATTCTCAACTCCAAGATCAAGACTGGTGATGATTGCATCTCAATTGGCCCCGGTACCACTAACTTGTGGATTGAGAATGTTGAATGTGGACCTGGGCATGGAATCAg CATTGGGAGTTTGGGCAAGGACAAACAAGAGGATGGTGTGCAAAATGTGACAGTTAAAACAGTTACTTTTACTGATACTCAGAATGGAGTAAGGATTAAGTCTTGGGGAAGACCTAGCAATGGGTTTGCTAAGAACATTCTTTTCCAACATGCTGTTATGATGAATGTCCAAAATCCAATTGTGATTGATCAAAATTACTGCCCCAACAACAAAGATTGCCCAGGCCAG GCTTCTGGTGTAAAAATTAGTGATGTGACATACCAAGACATCCATGGAACATCAGCAACAGAGGTTGCTATGAAATTTGATTGTAGTTCAGGAAACCCGTGCTTTAATATAAAATTGGAGGATGTAAAACTCACTTATAACAATCAAGCAGCTCAAGCTTCATGTAGCCATGCTGCTGGAACATCTACTGGTTTTGTCCAGCCCACAAGTTGCTTGTAG